The following DNA comes from Rhodoligotrophos appendicifer.
TCCCGGAAACTGTTGAGCACGTCGTGCTCGGATTGGCCAACGAGGCTCTGGAGGATGGCCTTGATGAGGCCATAGTCCATGGGGCGCGTGCCGCGACGATTTTTGCCAGCTGTGACTTGGGAGAAAGCGGAGATGATGCGCTGGGTGCGCGTCTCACCGCAAAGGCGAAGGCCGCTGGTGTGGAGATCTGTGGCGGGAATGGGATGGGTTTTCTCAACCCGCAGATTGGCCTGCGAGTTTCCGGCTTCGCTGTCAGGAAGCGGATGAAGCCCGGCCGTGTCGCCTTTATCACGCAATCTGGTTCTGCATTCAGCGCACTCACCTATAATGACCAGCGGCTCAAATTCTCGATTTGTGTATCTAGCGGCCGGGAGTTTACGACGACCGCCGCGGATTACCTCGATTGGGCACTGGACCAACCCTCGACTCGAACAGTTGGGCTTTTCATTGAAACAGTCAGAGATCCGGCGAGCTTTGTAGCCGCGCTCGAGAAAGCGCAGTTGCGGCGCATTCCCATCGTTGCGCTAAAAGTGGGACGCACCGAGTTAGGTGCCGGCTTCGCCGCCAGCCACAGCGGCGCGATCGCTGGGAACACAGCGGCTTACGAAGCGGTGTTCGAGCGTTACGGTGTGTTTGCTGTTGATAATCTTGATGATCTCGCAGCTCATCTGTTGCTGTTTTCTTGTGGGCGAGAGGCGGGTCCGGGAGGTCTCGTGAGTCTGCACGACTCTGGTGGCGAGAGGGAAATGGTGGCCGATCTCGCGGCGAAGCACGATGTGTCTTTCGCAGCCGTGTCGGCGGCCACGCTGGAGCGCCTCCGGCCTCATCTCGACGCTGGGCTGCAACCTGCAAATCCTTTGGACGTCTGGGGGACCGGGCGTGATTTCGAAAATCATGTGGAGGCTTGTCTAGCCACGCTGCTGGAGGATGACCAGACTTCGGTCGGCGTGTTGTTTCAGGACATTCGCAGTGACAGCTACATTGCAAATGGGTTCTCTCGCGCCGTACTGCGCGTCTCAGAACGAACCGCCAAACCCTTGGCGATCGCCACCAATTTCGCAGGCGTCGATCACCGCGATCTCGCGCTCAAGGTGACAGAACAAGGGGTGCCAGTCATTGACGGCACCGAGGAAGCATTGAAGGCGATCAAAGCGCTTTTGACCTTCCGCGATGCGAAGGCACTGAAGCGGAATGTGGTTGCGCCGACACAACCCGAGGTCATAGGTCGTTGGAGAGCGAGGCTCGGCGGCGCAGCACATCTCGACGAAGCCGAATCGCTGGCGCTTTTGTCGGATTACGGAATTTCCGTGCCGAGATTGCAACGGGCGGCAAGCCTCGTGGAGGTCGTCAGAGCAGCAGCCGAGATCAACTACCCCGTGGCGTTGAAGACAGCCGAGCCTGGCATCGACCACAAGTCAGATTTTGGCGGGGTCCTACTCAATCTTCCTGACGAGAATGCGCTGGTCCGAGCCTATGCGGATTTGTGCGCGCGACTAGGACCGAATGTGCTGGTGGCAGAAATGGCACCGCCTGGCATCGAGGTGGCATTCGGGCTTATTCGCGATCCTCAATTCGGGACGTTAGTAATCCTTGCGGCAGGCGGCGTTTGGATCGAGGTGTTGCAAGACCGGGTTGTCGCGCTGCCGGGCTTCGGCGCGGAGGAGGCTCTCCGCCTAATTGATCGGCTGCGGCTTCGCCCACTTTTCGACGGCCGTAGGGGCAGGCCCCCGGCAGATATTGGTGCACTCGCCGAAGCGCTTAGCCGCTTTTCAATCCTTGCTGCTGATCTCGGCGACTTGATCGCGGAGATGGACGTAAACCCCCTCATCGTATCGGCGAGCGGCTGCATGGCGGTAGATGCCTTGATAGTCTCAAACGACCTTCCCCAGAGGATGTAATGGATCTTCATTTTTCGCCTCGTGAACTCGAATTAGCCAGTCGTGGAAGGGATTTCTGCGATCAAGTTCTAATTCCGCTTGAGCTTGTTGCCGACGAGCACGGTGAACTGCCGATGGACCGTCGCGATGCCGTCAAACAGGCGGTACGCGAATGGGGGCTGGCCGGCATCAATCATTCGAAGGAACATGGCGGGCTAGGTCTGACCATGACTGAGCAAACGGTCATCGAAGAACAGCTGGGTCGTGTTACTAACGGCCTTTGGTCATGTGTATGGCGTCCGCCAGTCAGCTTGAAGTTTGGCTCGCAGCAGCAAATCACGGAGTATCTTGAGCCCTCTTGCCACGGGCATAGGCGAGGTTGTTTCGCGATTACGGAGGCCGACGCGGGCTCCGATCCTCGCCGCGTTAAGACAAGGGCAGTTAAGCAGGGCGGAAAATGGGTTGTTACGGGCGAGAAATGGTTCGTAACATCTTATAATGCTTCAGATTTCGTGATCGTCCACGCCCATGTGGATGATGATCCGGACAAGCCGACGTTGTTCCTGGTGGACAAACCGAATTCGAGCATCAACCATCTCCGATCCCCAAAATTCATGCATAACTTCGCATTTGATCATGCCGAGCTTCGTTTGGAGGGGGTCGAACTCGACGAGAGCAAAGTGCTCGGAGAGATTGGGCAGGGCTTGGAACTCACCAAGGATTGGTTTGTGGAGGCCCGATTGCAGATTGCCTCCCACAGCTTGGGCGCCGCAATTCGGGCAGCGGAGATCGCCAATGATTATGCCACTCAGCGGCACCAGTTCGGCCGGGCAATTCGGGAGTTTCAGGGTGTTGAGTTTATGCTCGCGGATATGGCCGTCGAGATCTTCGCCGCAAAGTCCATGTTGTACCGGGTAGCTTGGGAAATTGACCAGGGCCTCGATCGGAAGCGAGTTCACGCTCATGCCAGCGCGCTCAAACTTTACTGTTCGGAGGTGGCGGGCAGGGTGATTGACAAGGCCCTCCAGGTCCTTGGTGGGCGCGGCTACATGCGTGAGAATCCAGTCGAGCGGCTCTATCGCGACATTCGTGTCGACCGGATCTGGGAGGGAACCTCTGAGATTCAGCGTGTAGTGGTGGCCGGTCAGATTAGGAAGCGTGGTATGGAGCTGTTCAGCGGTTGGGCATAATCGGGCAGAAGGAGGAGCCGAGCCTTGGGAGCAAAAAGGCGACATTGGGAGACGGTACTGCTGTTGGGGCCGGCGGTGCTCGTGCTCTTGTTGACGTTCATCGGCCCGCTGGTTCGTCTATTCACCCTGGCGTTCACCGATGAGATGGGGCCGCTCGCGACCTTTACGGTACTGTTGGAGAGCTCGGTTTATCGTCGGGTGATGATAAACACTTTCTTGGTGGCGCTCCTGGTTACTGTGGTCACTATTCTCCTGGCATGGCCCGTCGCCTATGCTCTCAGTAAGCTCAAAGGTTTAGCCTTTACAGTTGTTCTGTACGGGGTGCTTTTCCCTTTTTGGATCTCTGTACTGGTCAGGACCTTTTCCTGGATGCTTCTGCTGGAGCGCAATGGTCCCGTAAATCGTTTTCTGATCGAGCTTGGTGTCACCGATCAACCTTTGGCCCTGATGTTTAATGATGTCGGCGTTGTCGTCGGCATGGTCCATATCTTGTTGCCCTACATGGTACTGCCGCTCTACGCCGCTATGAGCCGAATCGATCGTAATTTGCTTTTGGCCAGCGACGGATTGGGTGCCGGGCTCCTTGACACATTTCGCAGGGTATACTTGCCCCTGTGCCTCCCCGGCATAGCCGGAGGAGCTAGCTTCGTCTTCTTGCTGTCGCTTGGCTTCTTCATCACGCCGGCTCTCCTGGGCGGAGCGAATGCGATCACACTGTCTATGCTGATCGCCAACTTCGTGAACGAGCGTCTCGCCTGGTCATTAGCGGCAGCCGGCTCCATGGTGCTCTTGGTGATCGTGCTGGCGATCATGGCCTTTGCTGCTCGGCTTCTGCCCCTCGACAAGGGGCTGGTTGCAAAATGAACCGGCTGCCCTTACCTCTTCGCATTGTCGGAAATGGTGCGACAAGCGTCGTGCTGGCTTTCTTGGTGATGCCGATCCTTGCGGTGTTGCCGGCGTCTTTCAACAAGGCGAGCTATATCTTTCTGCCGCCAAACGATTATTCACTCGATTGGTACAGCCGCTTTTTCGCCGATGGCGAGTGGCGGAGTGCGTTCATGAACAGTATCGAGGTCGCACTTCTGGCCACTGCGATTGCGGTAACTCTAGGGACGGCGGCAGCTTTAGGGCTTAGGCGTGTTGGCCCTAAATGGCGTGCTTTTCTCACCGGCTTGTTTCTGGCCCCGCTGATCGTGCCGGTGATCGTGACCGCGGTGGCTTTGTATCGCAGCGCCCTCGATGTAGGCTTGTCCGGGACCATTTTGGGCATGAGCCTGGGTCACTCACTCTTGGCCTTACCCTTCGTCGTGATCAATGTCGGCATAGCTTTGAGGGCGGTCAACGACAACTGGATCAGGGCTGCGGCGGGCCTGGGGGCAGGCCCCTGGACGATTTTCCGGACCATCACTTTACCCAACATCACCCCGGGCATAGTTGGAGGAGCCATCTTTTCATTTATCACGTCTTTCGACGAAGTCGTTGTTGCAGTCTTCTTGGCGGGATACAGCAACAAAACCTTGCCTGTTAAGATGTGGGAGTCGATCCGGTTGGAATTCACGCCCGTCATCGCCGTTGCTGCGACCCTCATGATCGGTATTGCGATCGTGCTTTTCATCATCGTTCAAGGGGTCGCTAAAGCTTCCGGGAGAGCTACATCATGAGCATAGCCGGACAGCCGCTGCGCCTTGATGCTGTGAAGCAGAAATACGGCGCCTTCACCGCACTTCAACCGACGGATCTGGAAGTGCGGGCTGGCGAGTTCCTGACACTGTTGGGTCCGTCGGGCTCCGGCAAGACAACATTGTTGAATTTAACCGCTGGCTATCTGGAGCCCACGGAAGGCCGGATCTTTATCGGCGATCGCGACGTGACACATCTGCCGGCCCGCAGGCGCAATATCGGTATGGTGTTCCAGAACTATGCACTGTTTCCGCATATGACGGTGGCAGAGAATGTCGCCTACGGTCTGAAGGTCCGCAGTGTGGCCAGGAATCAGATCCTCGCCCGAGTGCAGGCATGCTTGGCCCTTGTCCAGATGGAAGAATACTCAAAGCGTCCCATTCAACAATTGTCCGGTGGTCAACAGCAAAGGGTCGCCCTGGCCCGAGCGCTCGTGATTGAACCCGACGTATTGCTGATGGATGAACCTTTGGGAGCGCTGGACAAACAATTGCGTCGCTCGGTGCAGCTTGAATTACGACGCCTCCATCAGGAGCATCGTCGCACCACCATCTATGTCACTCATGATCAGGAGGAGGCGCTCGTGCTCTCCGATCGTGTGGCAGTTATGAGTCAAGGAGTCATGCAGCAGCTTGGCAGCGCCTCCGAGATCTACAACGCTCCACGCAACGCCTTCGTCGCCGGTTTCATCGGCGAATCCAATCTCATCCCAGCTGTCATCAAACGGCTTGTTGGAGAGGAAGCTGAGATCGAGGTCCCTGCGTTCAAGCGGACCTTAACCGTAACAGCGGCGCCATCTCTTTCCCCAGGTACGGAGGCACAGCTGCTGCTCCGACCCGAGCATCTAATCGTCACTCACGATGGGGAAGGTGTTTCTGCTGAGATCGTTGAGGTCATCTACCTCGGCGAGCTGACGGCCTACACGCTGAAGCTCGAGGGAGGCCAGACCATCGCTGCCCGCCAGATCACCGACAGAGTCTATTCCCTGAATTCCCGTGTGAGGGTCACGTGGAAACCCGGCACTGCACGAGCAGTGCCTATAACTTAAAGCAAGAGGAGGGTCGAAATGAAGGGTCTGAGTAGACGTAATTTTCTCATCGCAGCGGCAGCAGGAGCAGCGGGTGCCGCGGTCTTCCCTGCAAGAGGTCGAGCAGCGGAGCGGCCATTCACGTTTACGTCGTGGGGAGGAGCGCTCTCCAATGCGGAGAAGGATGCGTTCATTGATCCCTTCGCTAAGTTAAAGGGTATCGAGGTCATTAATACCTCCCCTACGGAGACTGCCAAAATCAAGGCAATGGTCTCAGCCGGAAAGGTTGAATGGGACCTCGTAGACGTCGGCGGGCGAACTGTTTGGCAGGGGGCGGAGCAGGGCTTCCTTGAGAAGCTGGATATGTCCAAGATACCAAATGCTTCTGCTTTGGACCAAGGCTGGGTGTCGCCGTACGGAATTGCAACATCCACCGGCGCGACCATTATCGCCTGGTCGAAGTCGGCCTTTCCCGATGGCGGACCACAGTCTTGGGCAGATTTCTGGGATGTAAAGCGCTTTGCTGGACCCCGCGGCTTATACAAGTATTTTTACTACAATTACGAGGCGGCCTTGCTCGCCGCGGGTCTGAAACCAAGTGAGGTCTTCCCCTATACAGCTGAAAAAGCCGACCAGGCCCTCGCGAAAATCAAAGAACTGAAGCCGAATGTAACTGTGTGGTGGGGGGCCGGCGCGCAACCCCCTCAGCTCCTCTCCTCCGGCGAACTAGCGGCATCCTCGGCCTGGAGTGGCCGCATGCTTGCGGCATCCAAGGAGGGAGCTCCGATTGACTTCACATATAAGGACGGCATCGCCTGGGCGAACTGGTGGGTCATTCCGAAGGGGACGCCTTATGCCGCCGTCGCCAATGAGGCGATCAATTTCGCCCTGGATAAGCTGCAGCAGGAAAAGCTCTTGGCGCTGAAGACCTATGGACCCGTTCTGGGCTCCGCAACGGCAGCGGCTGATCCCGAAACCATGAAGATCCTCGTCATGGCGCCGAAGAATATCAAGGATATGCTTATCCTCAATGAAGAGGAGGCGAACAAATATTCGATCGCCTATGAGGAAAAATGGAATCAACTGATGCTCGGTTGATCCTTTTCACTCTAACTGAACATTAAGCCGCCTTGCCAAGGCTGTTGCATTAGCAGGAGCTTTGACTTTGGCGTCATTGTCGAAGAAGACGAAAACATCACGCCCACCGGGGCGCCGCTTTGATGGTGCTTTAACACGCTGGCCATCCGGCGCCTCGCGTCCTTGGGCCCAAGCTGTGACTCGCTTCGACCATTGGTCGAGGGCACTCTCGTCATATCCGCTGACATAGAGTTCCTCCGACCCATGCAGTCGGCAGTAGACGAAATCCGCTGTTAGATCCATGAGGAGCGGCCAGTCGACGGTGTCGGCGCATACGAGTGCAGCCTCATGCTCCTGCAACAACGCGATGAAGTTGGGGTCACGGAAGCTCTCATGGCGTATTTCGATTGCATGGCGCAAAGGTCCGTCGGTGTCGCAAGTAAGCCAAGTGCGTCCCTCCATCCTGTTGTCATGTCGCAGCGCTAATGCCTGTGCAGCCGCGGTTGTGGTCGGAAGCATTTGGAGAAACGAGCGAAACAGGTCTGCGTCGAAGGTCATTTGGGGTGAGAACTGCCATAGAATGGGACCAAGCTTTGTCCCCAGCCGCAGTAATCCTGAGGCCATGAAATTAGCCAGAGCCGTTTCGATATTCCGCAACTTCAGCATGTGGGTGATATAGCGGGATCCCTTGACGCAGAACACGAAGCTCTCGGGCGTCTCATCGCGCCATCGGCCAAAACTCTTGGGACGCTGTAGGCCGTAGAATGTCGTATTGATTTCGATGGCGTCGAACTTTCGGGCCGCAAAGGCAAGTTCTTGCCGGCGCGGAAGCGCTTTTGGATAGAAGGTCCCGCGCCA
Coding sequences within:
- a CDS encoding acetate--CoA ligase family protein, which encodes MGQASGENGMGEAITSRTLPDGDISQSAVPLRLDALLKPRSIAFVGASPRRDSPGNTMMWAAALDGYAGRVYAINPKYGEVEGVACFPNLKGLPETVEHVVLGLANEALEDGLDEAIVHGARAATIFASCDLGESGDDALGARLTAKAKAAGVEICGGNGMGFLNPQIGLRVSGFAVRKRMKPGRVAFITQSGSAFSALTYNDQRLKFSICVSSGREFTTTAADYLDWALDQPSTRTVGLFIETVRDPASFVAALEKAQLRRIPIVALKVGRTELGAGFAASHSGAIAGNTAAYEAVFERYGVFAVDNLDDLAAHLLLFSCGREAGPGGLVSLHDSGGEREMVADLAAKHDVSFAAVSAATLERLRPHLDAGLQPANPLDVWGTGRDFENHVEACLATLLEDDQTSVGVLFQDIRSDSYIANGFSRAVLRVSERTAKPLAIATNFAGVDHRDLALKVTEQGVPVIDGTEEALKAIKALLTFRDAKALKRNVVAPTQPEVIGRWRARLGGAAHLDEAESLALLSDYGISVPRLQRAASLVEVVRAAAEINYPVALKTAEPGIDHKSDFGGVLLNLPDENALVRAYADLCARLGPNVLVAEMAPPGIEVAFGLIRDPQFGTLVILAAGGVWIEVLQDRVVALPGFGAEEALRLIDRLRLRPLFDGRRGRPPADIGALAEALSRFSILAADLGDLIAEMDVNPLIVSASGCMAVDALIVSNDLPQRM
- a CDS encoding acyl-CoA dehydrogenase family protein produces the protein MDLHFSPRELELASRGRDFCDQVLIPLELVADEHGELPMDRRDAVKQAVREWGLAGINHSKEHGGLGLTMTEQTVIEEQLGRVTNGLWSCVWRPPVSLKFGSQQQITEYLEPSCHGHRRGCFAITEADAGSDPRRVKTRAVKQGGKWVVTGEKWFVTSYNASDFVIVHAHVDDDPDKPTLFLVDKPNSSINHLRSPKFMHNFAFDHAELRLEGVELDESKVLGEIGQGLELTKDWFVEARLQIASHSLGAAIRAAEIANDYATQRHQFGRAIREFQGVEFMLADMAVEIFAAKSMLYRVAWEIDQGLDRKRVHAHASALKLYCSEVAGRVIDKALQVLGGRGYMRENPVERLYRDIRVDRIWEGTSEIQRVVVAGQIRKRGMELFSGWA
- a CDS encoding ABC transporter permease, encoding MGAKRRHWETVLLLGPAVLVLLLTFIGPLVRLFTLAFTDEMGPLATFTVLLESSVYRRVMINTFLVALLVTVVTILLAWPVAYALSKLKGLAFTVVLYGVLFPFWISVLVRTFSWMLLLERNGPVNRFLIELGVTDQPLALMFNDVGVVVGMVHILLPYMVLPLYAAMSRIDRNLLLASDGLGAGLLDTFRRVYLPLCLPGIAGGASFVFLLSLGFFITPALLGGANAITLSMLIANFVNERLAWSLAAAGSMVLLVIVLAIMAFAARLLPLDKGLVAK
- a CDS encoding ABC transporter permease, encoding MNRLPLPLRIVGNGATSVVLAFLVMPILAVLPASFNKASYIFLPPNDYSLDWYSRFFADGEWRSAFMNSIEVALLATAIAVTLGTAAALGLRRVGPKWRAFLTGLFLAPLIVPVIVTAVALYRSALDVGLSGTILGMSLGHSLLALPFVVINVGIALRAVNDNWIRAAAGLGAGPWTIFRTITLPNITPGIVGGAIFSFITSFDEVVVAVFLAGYSNKTLPVKMWESIRLEFTPVIAVAATLMIGIAIVLFIIVQGVAKASGRATS
- a CDS encoding ABC transporter ATP-binding protein is translated as MKQKYGAFTALQPTDLEVRAGEFLTLLGPSGSGKTTLLNLTAGYLEPTEGRIFIGDRDVTHLPARRRNIGMVFQNYALFPHMTVAENVAYGLKVRSVARNQILARVQACLALVQMEEYSKRPIQQLSGGQQQRVALARALVIEPDVLLMDEPLGALDKQLRRSVQLELRRLHQEHRRTTIYVTHDQEEALVLSDRVAVMSQGVMQQLGSASEIYNAPRNAFVAGFIGESNLIPAVIKRLVGEEAEIEVPAFKRTLTVTAAPSLSPGTEAQLLLRPEHLIVTHDGEGVSAEIVEVIYLGELTAYTLKLEGGQTIAARQITDRVYSLNSRVRVTWKPGTARAVPIT
- a CDS encoding ABC transporter substrate-binding protein; the protein is MKGLSRRNFLIAAAAGAAGAAVFPARGRAAERPFTFTSWGGALSNAEKDAFIDPFAKLKGIEVINTSPTETAKIKAMVSAGKVEWDLVDVGGRTVWQGAEQGFLEKLDMSKIPNASALDQGWVSPYGIATSTGATIIAWSKSAFPDGGPQSWADFWDVKRFAGPRGLYKYFYYNYEAALLAAGLKPSEVFPYTAEKADQALAKIKELKPNVTVWWGAGAQPPQLLSSGELAASSAWSGRMLAASKEGAPIDFTYKDGIAWANWWVIPKGTPYAAVANEAINFALDKLQQEKLLALKTYGPVLGSATAAADPETMKILVMAPKNIKDMLILNEEEANKYSIAYEEKWNQLMLG
- a CDS encoding DUF72 domain-containing protein is translated as MGTSSESRSVKKAGRIRIGISGWTYAPWRGTFYPKALPRRQELAFAARKFDAIEINTTFYGLQRPKSFGRWRDETPESFVFCVKGSRYITHMLKLRNIETALANFMASGLLRLGTKLGPILWQFSPQMTFDADLFRSFLQMLPTTTAAAQALALRHDNRMEGRTWLTCDTDGPLRHAIEIRHESFRDPNFIALLQEHEAALVCADTVDWPLLMDLTADFVYCRLHGSEELYVSGYDESALDQWSKRVTAWAQGREAPDGQRVKAPSKRRPGGRDVFVFFDNDAKVKAPANATALARRLNVQLE